The Leucothrix mucor DSM 2157 DNA window CGAAACCGACACTGGTTAGCAGTTGGTCAAAGGCTGAGAATGCCGCATCGTAGTTTTCGGCCTCGCAAAGTTCAAAGGCAAAATTTCCCAATTCTTTTGTTTTATCTCTCATTATACCATCCATTTATTATCAGCCATTTATAGCTGGCTAATACTCAATAGTCAAAGAAAGTGGGGATTCCTATCCTAAATAAAAAACAGCCTGGCTCTATCATAAAGGGTTCGATATTGTCTGGAAGGAGAGGGCTATGACACTCGATCACAATCATCAACTCTATAAGCTTTCAAAAACAGTTGATTGGCACTATTTGGAATCTGAACTCAGTGAGCTATTTGCTGGAAGAACGGAGTCCCGTTATCGCTTTATGGCGGGCGCGCTGTATCTTAAAACAATGTATGGATGGAGTTCTGAGCAGGTTGTTGAGAAATGGCTGGATTGTCCTTACTGCCGTTTCTTGTGTGGTGGGGAGCAGGCGCTTGCATTGACTGAGTTCCCGTACGCGCCTTGTTTGTTGGATATTTGGACAAGGGAGTTGTCGGGACGCGGCTACGATATTTTAACCAGTGCGTTGTTGAGGTCGGTTGCTGGTAATGCGGTGCTTCATTAAACCGCTGGAGGTTTTTGCATAGAAGAACTTAAGAGGCACGATCGGGGCCAAGAAATAAGCTTAGATCGAAATTCAATAAGCCGCTACCAACCCATCGTTGGTAGCGGCTTATTTGTTTCTACATACGCTCAGGCGCATCAATTCCCAATAACCCCAATCCGGTCTTCAGCGTATTCGCTGTCAACTGCGCCAACTGCAAGCGGCTATTCTTCATTTCAGGCGCGACATCATCTTTTAAAATCGGACAGGCTTCATAGAAGGTCATGAAGTTGCCGGCCAATTCAAACAGATAGTTACACAGCGTATTTGGCGTGCCATCTTTCTCAACTGTTTCCAGTGCTTCACTAAAGCGTAGCAATGTCAGCGCCAGTTGGTGTTCGGCGGCATGATCAATCAGTAACTCAGCCTTGGTATCCACTTCGCCTGCTTTGGCAAAAATACTGCGAATTCGCGCATGAGCGTATTGCAGGTAAGGTGCGGTATTACCCTCAAAGCTCAACATCGTTTCCCAGTTGAAGATGTAATCTGAGGTGCGGTTCTTGCTCAGGTCGGCATATTTAACCGAGCCGATACCAATTAGCTTAGCAATGTCACGACGTGATGCTTCATCCAAATCCGGATTTTTCTCGCTAACCAGATCAAATGCGCGTTGCTCAGCTTCTTCCAGTAGATCAACCAGTTTCACCGTACCGCCGGTACGCGTTGCAAATGGCTTGCCGTTTTGGCCCATCATCGTGCCGAAGGCCATGTGCTCTAGTGAGGTAGCTTCTGGTACAAAGCCCGCTTTCTTACCGATGGCAAATACTTGAGCCAGATGCGTACTTTGGCGCGCATCCACAAAATACAGTACGCGATCGGCATGTAAAGTATCGGCACGGTAACGCAGCGCAGCCAAATCAGACGTGGCATAGAGGTAGCCGCCATCTGATTTTTGAATAATGGCTGGTAGCAAGGTGTCATCACGGCCTTTGAACTCTTCAAGGAATACGCACTGTGCGCCGTCATGCTCAGTTAGCAAGCCTGCGGTTTTAAGGTCTTTAACCACTTCTGGCAGGTCATCGTTATAAGCACTTTCAGGCTTCAGATCATCGCGAGTCAGCAATACACCCAAGCGCTCATACACCGCATCGCAATGGCTTAAGGAGATTTCAATGAATTGCTCCCACAGCGCATAACACTCTTTATCGCCGGATTGCAGTCTCACCACATAGTCACGAGCTTTATTCGCAAAGCCATCTTCCTGATCAAAGCGAGTTTTGGCGTCGCGGTAGAAGTTTTCCAGATCGGCCAGCTGCATGGAAAGCGCTTCACCAGAGGTTTGCAGGCTGTTCATATGGGCCAGCAACATGCCGAACTGTGTGCCCCAGTCGCCAACGTGATTCTGTGGAACGATTTTGTGCCCCAGAAACTTCAGGGTACGCGCCATGACATCACCAATAATGGTGGAGCGCAAATGGCCAACGTGCATTTCTTTGGCTAAGTTCGGGCTGGAGTAATCCAATACCACCGTTTGTGAAGGCTGGCTTGGGCTGATATCTAGCGTGTCACTGTGTAACGTGGTTGCTGCTTGTGCGGATAACCATGAATTACTTAAGTGAATATTGATGAAGCCAGGGCCTGCAATCTCTGTTTTTTCGGCAATCCCTTCAAGGTCCAAGTGCTCCATTACCGCAGTCGCGAGCTGGCGTGGGTTCATGCCCAGTTTCTTCGCTGCGCCCATGATGCCATTCGCTTGATAGTCTCCGAACTCAGGGCGACCGGATGGCTTGATAACCGCAGGGGAATCTTTGGCGGCACCAGCGGCTTCCATGGCTTGGCGGACACGTGCTTCAAGAAGCTGACGAATGTTCATTACAGGTATTTCCTTGGTTCATTAGTTGCGGCGGAGTTTACCCGAATTTGCCGTTTCCGTCGGCAAAATATAACGTAACCGTAACAAAAAATAGGCGCCCAAACTGTGCAATTTGCGCCTAAACTACTTACACTGCTAAGCAATCATAGCAATAACAGTTTTATAAATAGGGGGTCTATCATGGTACGCACATCGTTTCTAATCCTTATGACCATCGTATTGGCTGCCTTACTGCTGGCGCAGACCAGTATTGCGGGTGAGCTTTTAACGCTGGCCGACCTGAAGCCAGTAATCTCACGCTAAGCTGAAAAAATCCGGCTGAAGCTTTTAACTGCAATGATTCCTTGTCAGGGTGCATTGTGGTAAATTCCCCTGCTTGCTAATTTTTCCCGGGAGCAGGTTCCATGTCTTTGACGGCCTCTGATGTAAAAAAAATCTCACACTTGGCCCGCCTAGCGATCGACGAAGCGGATATTGAGCAGTATGCCAGTAATTTATCAGGCATTCTGGACTTGGTTGAACAGATGGATGCTGCCGATGTGGCAGACATTGAGCCGATGGCTAATCCACAAGATTCTACTCAGCGCTTACGCGATGATGTCGTGACTGAAATCAATCAGCGCGAAAAATTCCAACAGATTGCCCCAACCACAGAAGCCGGTTTGTATCTGGTTCCTAAAGTTCTCGAGTGAGTGTAATCATGCATAACAAGACTTTGACTGAGCTGGCCGCAGACTTGCGCGCGGGCGCGTACACCAGTGTTGAATTAACTCAGCACTTTTTAGATCGTATCGCTAAATATGATGGCGAACTCAATAGCTTTATTACCGTCACGCCTGAGCAGGCGCTGGCCGAAGCTGCCGCTGCCGATGCACAAATCGCTGCTGGTACGGCTGGCCCGCTAACGGGTATTCCGATGGCGCATAAAGACATCTTTTGCACTGATGGGGTGAAAACATCCTGCGGCTCAAAAATGTTGGATAACTTTGTTGCGCCATACGATGCAACGGTAGTGACTAAGCTTAAGCAAGCCGGTATGCCAATGTTGGGTAAAACCAATATGGATGAGTTTGCGATGGGCTCATCCAATGAAAATAGCTACTACGGTGCGGTTAAAAACCCATGGGATACCGAGCGTGTTCCGGGTGGGTCTTCCGGTGGAAGTGCTGCTGCAGTTGCTGCGCGTTTAGCGCCGATTGCGACCGGTACTGATACCGGTGGTTCGATTCGTCAACCTGCTGCATTTACCGGTTTGACTGGGATTAAGCCAACTTATGGCCGTGTTTCTCGTTTCGGCATGATCGCTTATGCCTCTAGTTTGGATCAGGGTGGTGTGTTGGCGCGTGATGCCAGCGATTGCGCTTTGATGCTAACGGCAATGTCTGGCTTTGATGAGCGGGATTCCACCTCTTCACAGGTGGACGATGAAGATTTTTCTGCAAGTTTAGATAAGCCACTACAAGGTTTACGCATTGGCTTGCCAAAAGAGTATTTTGGTGATGGCTTAGATGCTGCGGTGAATACTTCGATTCAAGCGGCATTGGAACAGTATCGTGCCTTGGGCGCTGAGACCGTTGAAGTGAGTTTGCCAAACTCGCATCTGGCGATTCCATCTTACTATGTGATTGCGCCAGCAGAATGCTCGGCTAACTTGTCGCGTCTGGATGGGGTACGTTACGGTTACCGCTGTGAAAATCCAAAAGACTTGGAAGACATGTATAAGCGCTCACGCGGCGAAGGCTTTGGTTCGGAAGTGAAACGCCGAATTATGGTGGGTACTTATGCGCTGTCGGCAGGTTATTACGACGCTTACTACTTGAAGGCACAGAAAGTGCGCCGCATTATCAAAGAAGACTATGTGAAAGTCTTTAATGATGTGGATGTGATTATGGGCCCGGTTACGACTAATACGGCATTTAAGTTAGGCGAGAAAGTGGATGATCCTGTCAGCATGTATTTGTCTGATATCTACACGATTGCGCTGAACTTGGCAGGATTGCCGGGTATGTCTTTGCCGGTTGAGCCAGTTGAAGGCTTGCCTGTTGGTTTGCAGATTATTGGTAACTATTTTGATGAAGCCAAATTGTTAAACGTGGCGCATCAGTTCCAGCAAGCAACGAGCTGGCATAAGCAATCACCAGAAGGCTTCGGAGGTTAATACGATGGAATGGGAAACAGTAATCGGATTAGAAATCCACGCGCAGCTTTCGACGAAAAGTAAGATTTTCTCCGGCTCCTCAACCGCGTATGGCGCAGAGCCAAACACGCAAGCCAATGTGGTTGATTTGGCGATGCCGGGTGTTTTGCCGGTGCTTAACCGTGAAGCCGTTCGTAAAGCCGTGATGTTTGGTTTAGCGATTGATGCGGATATCGCACCTTACTCGGTATTTGCCCGTAAAAACTATTTCTATCCTGATTTGCCGCAAGGCTACCAGATCAGTCAATTTGATAAGCCGATTGTTGGGCTGGGTCATTTGGATATCGAACTGGAAAACGGTGAAACCAAGCGTGTCGGTGTAACTCGTGCGCATTTGGAGCAGGATGCGGGTAAGTCTTTGCATGAAGATTTTGCAGGACAAACCGGAATCGACTTGAACCGTTCAGGTACGCCATTGTTGGAAATCGTTTCTGAGCCGGAAATGAGCAATGCCAAAGAAGCCGTCGCGTATATGAAGAAGATTCATTCGCTGGTTCAGTATTTAGGCATTTGCGACGGCAATATGCAGGAAGGTTCGTTCCGTTGTGATGCGAACGTGTCTGTGCGCCCCAAAGGCCAGAAAGAATTTGGAACCCGTGCTGAGCTGAAAAACATCAACTCCTTTAAGTTTGTTGAGCGCGCTATCAATATAGAAGTGGAGCGTCAGATTGATCTGATTGAGTCCGGCGGTACCGTGGTGCAGGAAACACGCTTGTTTGATCCCGATAAGGATGAAACACGCTCCATGCGCTCAAAAGAGGAAGCTAATGACTATCGTTACTTCCCAGACCCTGATTTGCTGCCAGTAGAAATCACGCAGGCGTTATTAGCTGAAGTGCGTGCTGAGCTGCCAGAGTTACCAGAGCAAAAGAAGCAGCGCTTTATGGACGAGTTCAAACTGAGTGAGTTTGATGCGTCAGTACTCACTGTTAGCCGTGCTTTGGCAGAATATTTTGAAGTTGTCGCTGCGACGACGAATGAGCCTAAATTGTCTGCAAACTGGGTGAGTGGCGAGTTAGCCAGTTACCTGAATAAGCAAGATATGGCTGTCGAAGATTCACCCGTCAGTGCTGAGCAACTCGCTAGTTTGATTGCACGCATTATCGATAACACCATCTCCGGCAAAATTGCTAAAGATGTGTTTGAAGCAATGTGGAATGGCGAAGGTACACCGGATGAGATTATTGAGGCCAAAGGGCTGAAGCAAATCACCGATACTGGCGCAATTGAAACCTTGATTGATGGCATTATCGCAGCAAACCCTGGCCAGTATGAGCAGTACCGCTCGGGCAAGGATAAGTTGTTTGGCTTCTTTGTCGGGCAGGTCATGAAAGAGTCCAAAGGCAAGGCCAATCCTGCTGAAGTAAATCGCCTGCTAAAAGCTAAGCTGGATGCCTAAGCGCATCCGCTGATAAGAGAATTGAATATGGATAAAATTTACCGCTTCCTGATTGATGATGCCAATGTTCGTGGTGAATGGGTGCAGTTGGAAGAGACTTGGAAAACATTGAAGGCTTGCGCAGAGTATCCTGCGCCAGTTCAGCAAATGTTGGGCGAGTCGCTGGCGGCTGTGTCATTACTGGCAGCAACCATTAAGTACAAAGGCACGCTGGTGTTTCAGATCAGTGGCGGACATCCGATTAGCATGTTAGTGGTACAAGCTTCGTCTGATGGCAAGCTGCGCGGAATGGCGCGCTGGAAAGACGACTTCACAAAAGATGAGTCTATCAATGGCTTGTTTGGTGAGAATGGCCGTATCGTTATTACGGTTGAGCCGGAAGAGGGTAAAGGTGAGCGTTACCAGAGTATTGTTAATCTGGATGGTGAAACCTTGTCTGATTGTTTGGAAGCATATTTTGAGCAGTCCGAGCAGTTGAAAACGCGTTTGGAATTAGCGGTTGGTGAAACGTCAGTTTCTGGTTTGCTGGTTCAGCGTTTGCCGGGCTCTGTTGAAGATAAGGATGGCTGGAATCGCGTAAAAATGCTGACAGAAACGGTCACCACTGAAGAGTTGTTGACGCTGGATGTGGAAACCATGCTGCATCGCCTGTTCCATGAAGAAACATTGCGTTTGTTCGATGGCGAGCCACTCCGTTTTGAGTGCAGTTGTTCACAGTTGAAAGTGGATAATATGTTGCTTGGGCTAGGACGTGAAGAAGCAGAAGACACTCTGAAAACACAGGGCAAGATTGAAGTAGACTGTGATTTCTGTAATGCGCACTATGTCGTGGATGAAATCGACTTAGAGCGCATTTTCTCAGAAGGCTTGATCGCAGGAAATGATAGCGTGCATTAATGCGTTTGGTGCTCTGAGGAGGCGACGATTACTTCGATCCCAGCCTTCTCAAGCATCTTCACTGAATCTGGCTTAACGCCATTATCTGTAATCACGGTATCGATTCTATCCAGAGGGCATAGGATCAAACTTCCAAACGTTTCAAACTTACTGCTATCGACCAGTACGATTAATTGCTCTGCTTGCTTCAGTAGCTTCTGCTCCGCTTTAATCAGCAAAGGGTCTGCCTCAATTAAGCCCTGTTGGCGTATGGCATAGGCTCCAATAAACATTTTCGACGCGTAAAAATGATCAACTGCTGTGTCATCTTCATACGGACTCAGGATGATATTTTGTGCGCGATAAACTTCCCCGCCTGGCAGTGTGACTTGATTATTCGACCGGCGAAGCAAGTAGTCGGCCATCGTAAATGAGTTGGTTAGTATGTGAAGGCTGCGGGCCTCCAAAAACTCGGCCATGCGGTAGGTACTTGTCCCACCGTTAATAATAATCGACTCCCCATCCTGACACAGTGCCGTCGCTTCACGGGCAACCGCTCTTTTTTCTTCCACATGCAGCGTTTCATTATTATTGAATGAGTTGCCAGCTAAGCGGGGAGGGGCAGGTGTTTTGTCTGTTACAACTTCAATACCACCCCGGATTTTCTGAGCCAAATTTGCCGCTGCTAAAGTATTAATATCGCGACGGACCGTGGCAATCGAGGCATCGAGTGCAGTTTCTAATTCATGCACTGTCACAATAGATTGTTGTGAGAGCATGTTTAGAATTTTTTTGTGCCGCTGTCGTTCGTTCATTGTATGTCTCAGTCAATGCGAGTTGAAAATTGTAGCATATTGACGGAAGTTGATTCTAAATGATTTTATTCAGTCAATACTGCCAATGTAACGAATTACATTGGCAGTGTACTCGCGATTAAACGATGCCAGAGCTGGTTGTTTTACTGGCAGGACGTTCTTGTGCGCAGGTTTGACGGTAGCCACTGGCGCGGTAAGTGCCGAGTGTGTCGATTGCACCTCCAGAGCGTTGTCGGGCCATCTGCAAGATAGGCTCAACATCCAAGTTGTAGGCGGCTTTTAACGTCGCTTGAGCCATCATCGCATCATTTCCGTCCTGATAGTTACCCAGTGCTGTACGATCAACTATCAATGCTTTCAGGTATGCACGTTGCACTTCAGCAGCACTGTAAATCAAGCTCTCAATCGGGTCGGTGACATTATGTGATTGATCCAACATGTAGAAAGGCGAGAAGTCAGTAGACTCGTTTTCAATATCAACCAATTCATTAAATACAAGAAATAGCTGGTAAGGGTTGATTGAGCCACTATCTAAGTCATCATCACCATACTTGCTGTCATTAAAGTGGAAGCCACCTAATTTTCCGAACTGGGATAAGCGTGCCACAATCATCTCGATGTTCACATTGGGAGCGTGATGACCAAGGTCCACCAGTGACTTACAGCGCTCACCGATTTCCGTCGCCGCTAAGTAGCTGCTACCCCAGTCCTGAATGACGGTTGAGTAAAACGCAGGCTCAAATATTTTGTGTTCAAGTAGCATGCTCCAGTCTTCGGGTAGTTCAGCATAGATTGCTTTTGTGCTTTCAATGTAGCGAGCAAAGGCACGTGAAAAGTGTTGCTGGCCTGGGAAGTTGGAGCCATCCCCCACCCAAACTGTCAGCGCATTGGAGTTTAGCTTTTTACCTAACTCAATTACGTCAATATTATGCGTAATGGCTTGCTCGCGTGCCGCTTCTTCAGCATTGCAGAGGCTGCCGTATTTGTATGAGTGTGCCTGGTCTAGCTGATCCTGAAAGGTATTTGAGTTCATGGCATCAAAGTGCATGCCACGAGTTTGTGCATAATCCAACAGTTCCGAAGGATCTGAAGGGGTATCCCAAGGAATGTGCAGAGATATGCCCGGCGTTGCTTGGCTTAACTGCTGTACAACAGAGCAGTCTGATACCTTTTCAAAAATATTTCGTGGCTCACCAGGGCCAGGGAAGCGTGCAAAGCGAGTACCGCCGGTGCCCAAGCCCCATGAAGGTAGCGCAACGCTAAATGCTTGTGCCTTAGCGGTTAACTCCTCAATGTCCAGACCTTGGCGCTCCAGCTTGTTACCCATTGCGGCATAGTCATCATTGAGTGCTTGTTG harbors:
- a CDS encoding transposase, producing the protein MTLDHNHQLYKLSKTVDWHYLESELSELFAGRTESRYRFMAGALYLKTMYGWSSEQVVEKWLDCPYCRFLCGGEQALALTEFPYAPCLLDIWTRELSGRGYDILTSALLRSVAGNAVLH
- the argS gene encoding arginine--tRNA ligase — encoded protein: MNIRQLLEARVRQAMEAAGAAKDSPAVIKPSGRPEFGDYQANGIMGAAKKLGMNPRQLATAVMEHLDLEGIAEKTEIAGPGFINIHLSNSWLSAQAATTLHSDTLDISPSQPSQTVVLDYSSPNLAKEMHVGHLRSTIIGDVMARTLKFLGHKIVPQNHVGDWGTQFGMLLAHMNSLQTSGEALSMQLADLENFYRDAKTRFDQEDGFANKARDYVVRLQSGDKECYALWEQFIEISLSHCDAVYERLGVLLTRDDLKPESAYNDDLPEVVKDLKTAGLLTEHDGAQCVFLEEFKGRDDTLLPAIIQKSDGGYLYATSDLAALRYRADTLHADRVLYFVDARQSTHLAQVFAIGKKAGFVPEATSLEHMAFGTMMGQNGKPFATRTGGTVKLVDLLEEAEQRAFDLVSEKNPDLDEASRRDIAKLIGIGSVKYADLSKNRTSDYIFNWETMLSFEGNTAPYLQYAHARIRSIFAKAGEVDTKAELLIDHAAEHQLALTLLRFSEALETVEKDGTPNTLCNYLFELAGNFMTFYEACPILKDDVAPEMKNSRLQLAQLTANTLKTGLGLLGIDAPERM
- the gatC gene encoding Asp-tRNA(Asn)/Glu-tRNA(Gln) amidotransferase subunit GatC, encoding MSLTASDVKKISHLARLAIDEADIEQYASNLSGILDLVEQMDAADVADIEPMANPQDSTQRLRDDVVTEINQREKFQQIAPTTEAGLYLVPKVLE
- the gatA gene encoding Asp-tRNA(Asn)/Glu-tRNA(Gln) amidotransferase subunit GatA, with product MHNKTLTELAADLRAGAYTSVELTQHFLDRIAKYDGELNSFITVTPEQALAEAAAADAQIAAGTAGPLTGIPMAHKDIFCTDGVKTSCGSKMLDNFVAPYDATVVTKLKQAGMPMLGKTNMDEFAMGSSNENSYYGAVKNPWDTERVPGGSSGGSAAAVAARLAPIATGTDTGGSIRQPAAFTGLTGIKPTYGRVSRFGMIAYASSLDQGGVLARDASDCALMLTAMSGFDERDSTSSQVDDEDFSASLDKPLQGLRIGLPKEYFGDGLDAAVNTSIQAALEQYRALGAETVEVSLPNSHLAIPSYYVIAPAECSANLSRLDGVRYGYRCENPKDLEDMYKRSRGEGFGSEVKRRIMVGTYALSAGYYDAYYLKAQKVRRIIKEDYVKVFNDVDVIMGPVTTNTAFKLGEKVDDPVSMYLSDIYTIALNLAGLPGMSLPVEPVEGLPVGLQIIGNYFDEAKLLNVAHQFQQATSWHKQSPEGFGG
- the gatB gene encoding Asp-tRNA(Asn)/Glu-tRNA(Gln) amidotransferase subunit GatB yields the protein MEWETVIGLEIHAQLSTKSKIFSGSSTAYGAEPNTQANVVDLAMPGVLPVLNREAVRKAVMFGLAIDADIAPYSVFARKNYFYPDLPQGYQISQFDKPIVGLGHLDIELENGETKRVGVTRAHLEQDAGKSLHEDFAGQTGIDLNRSGTPLLEIVSEPEMSNAKEAVAYMKKIHSLVQYLGICDGNMQEGSFRCDANVSVRPKGQKEFGTRAELKNINSFKFVERAINIEVERQIDLIESGGTVVQETRLFDPDKDETRSMRSKEEANDYRYFPDPDLLPVEITQALLAEVRAELPELPEQKKQRFMDEFKLSEFDASVLTVSRALAEYFEVVAATTNEPKLSANWVSGELASYLNKQDMAVEDSPVSAEQLASLIARIIDNTISGKIAKDVFEAMWNGEGTPDEIIEAKGLKQITDTGAIETLIDGIIAANPGQYEQYRSGKDKLFGFFVGQVMKESKGKANPAEVNRLLKAKLDA
- the hslO gene encoding Hsp33 family molecular chaperone HslO — translated: MDKIYRFLIDDANVRGEWVQLEETWKTLKACAEYPAPVQQMLGESLAAVSLLAATIKYKGTLVFQISGGHPISMLVVQASSDGKLRGMARWKDDFTKDESINGLFGENGRIVITVEPEEGKGERYQSIVNLDGETLSDCLEAYFEQSEQLKTRLELAVGETSVSGLLVQRLPGSVEDKDGWNRVKMLTETVTTEELLTLDVETMLHRLFHEETLRLFDGEPLRFECSCSQLKVDNMLLGLGREEAEDTLKTQGKIEVDCDFCNAHYVVDEIDLERIFSEGLIAGNDSVH
- a CDS encoding DeoR/GlpR family DNA-binding transcription regulator is translated as MNERQRHKKILNMLSQQSIVTVHELETALDASIATVRRDINTLAAANLAQKIRGGIEVVTDKTPAPPRLAGNSFNNNETLHVEEKRAVAREATALCQDGESIIINGGTSTYRMAEFLEARSLHILTNSFTMADYLLRRSNNQVTLPGGEVYRAQNIILSPYEDDTAVDHFYASKMFIGAYAIRQQGLIEADPLLIKAEQKLLKQAEQLIVLVDSSKFETFGSLILCPLDRIDTVITDNGVKPDSVKMLEKAGIEVIVASSEHQTH
- the rhaI gene encoding L-rhamnose catabolism isomerase; amino-acid sequence: MSNMTHIDQQFIDEQNAKQQQALNDDYAAMGNKLERQGLDIEELTAKAQAFSVALPSWGLGTGGTRFARFPGPGEPRNIFEKVSDCSVVQQLSQATPGISLHIPWDTPSDPSELLDYAQTRGMHFDAMNSNTFQDQLDQAHSYKYGSLCNAEEAAREQAITHNIDVIELGKKLNSNALTVWVGDGSNFPGQQHFSRAFARYIESTKAIYAELPEDWSMLLEHKIFEPAFYSTVIQDWGSSYLAATEIGERCKSLVDLGHHAPNVNIEMIVARLSQFGKLGGFHFNDSKYGDDDLDSGSINPYQLFLVFNELVDIENESTDFSPFYMLDQSHNVTDPIESLIYSAAEVQRAYLKALIVDRTALGNYQDGNDAMMAQATLKAAYNLDVEPILQMARQRSGGAIDTLGTYRASGYRQTCAQERPASKTTSSGIV